CAGCGTGGGTATGCGCGCGGCGGAGAGCCGGGTCAGATCGCGGAAGACCTGGCCGCCCGGTATGAAGATCTCCGCCTGGCTGGGCAGGTCGGCACCGCCCGACTCGACCAGATTGATCATCGGGAGGCGGTTGGCCAGCGCGATCTCACCGGCCCGGCGGGTCTTCTTCAGCGTGTACGGGTTGACCGCGCCGCCGCGTACCGTCGGGTCGTTCGCGATGATCACGCACTCGACGCCCTCGACCACGCCGATGCCGGTCACCACGCTCGCGCCGGTCGGAAAGTCGGTGCCCCACGCGGCCACCGGCGACAGCTCCAGGAATGGCGCGTCCTGGTCGAGCAGCAGCTCGATCCGCTCGCGGGGGAGCAGCTTGCCACGCGCATGGTGGCGGGTCACGTACTTCTCGCCACCGCCGCCCCGCGCCGCCTCCAACGCCGCATCCAGCTCCGCGAGCCGCTCCAGCATGGCGCTGCGGTTTTCCAGGTACGACGGGTTGCGCGGGTCGATGGCGGTGTCCAGGACGGCCATGGCTCAGACCCCCATCTGCTTCGCGATCTCACAACTGATCCCGGTCGTGCCTGCCCGGCCGCACGCCGCGACGGCAATGTCCACGGGGCGCCAGCCGTCGCGTCGCGGGTCTGCGGCGCGGCGGCCGGCTTCGGAACCGCAGTCCGTCGCCATCGCCACTCCCGTAACGAGCGGCTCACCCGACGCGACACGGATAGCTTTCACGGCGCCTCTCGTATCCGCGCGCGCAACCGCTCTCCCAGCGCTTTCCCTTGTGGATCAAGCCAATCCCGCCGGCCGAGCACCCCGCGGATCACGAAATTGAGCGCCCACAGGTTGGGCATTTCGTACCGCTCGACCAGGTAATCCGCGACCTCAGGCAGCAGCAACGCCAACCGTTCAGCGGAAAGCCACGAGACAAGCGCGGCGTAATCCTCATCCGACCGCACCCACACCCCGACATTCGCGTCCAGCCCCTTGTCCCCCGAACGAGCCCCAACCCGCGCAACCCGCCCTCGCAGTTGATCAGGGAGTTGGTGGGCGTGTCCCACGGCGTGTCCATCCACGAAGTCCCTGATCAACGGGGAGGTGTGTGTGGGTGGGGGAATCTCGGCGCGGGTGCCGTCGGGGTGGATGGCCCAGTGCGCCGGCTGGGGGATCGAGGCCGTGGTGAAGAGCGGGCTGGGGGTGGCGTCCGCCGGTGGCGTGGTCAGCGTGCAGCCGGGGTAGGACGCCAGGGCGAGCTCCACCGCGGCGGCGGAGAAGGCGCGGCCGGCGCGCTTCGGGTCCGGGTCGTGGATCGCCACCTGCAGGAGGGCGCCGTCATCCGTCCCCAGCTGGGTGAACGTGAGACCCTCCTTGCCGACCGCACCCTCCAGCTGGGCACGGACCAGGGCGGCCTTGGCGTCGAGGTCGAGGCCGGTCAGGACGAACGTCATCGCGTTGCGGTGGCCGTCGATGCCGGCGACGCCGACCTTGAGGGTAGGTGGTGGGGGCGTGCCGCGAGTGCCGGTGACCCGCACCCGGTCCTGTCCCTCCTGAGCCAGCCGCACGGTGTCGAGGTGGGTCACCACGTCCGGGCCGGGATAGGCGGGCGCGGCGATCTCGTAAAGCAGCTGTGCCGTCACCGTCTCCACAGTGACCGCGCCACCCGTGCCGGGGTGCTTTGTGATCACCGACGAGCCGTCGGCGTTCACCTCGGCGATCGGAAAGCCGGGGCGCCGCCCGCCGTCGGGCAGCTCGGTGAAGAAGCTGAAGTTGCCGCCGGTCGCCTGCGCCCCGCACTCCAGCACGTGGCCGGCCACCGTCGCGCCGGCCAGCGCGTCGAGGTCGTCGCGGCTCCAGCCGAAGTGGGCGATTGCCGGCCCCACCACCAGCGAGGCGTCGGTGACCCGGCCGGTGACCACGACGTCGGCGCCCGCGGTGAGGCAGGAGGCGATGCCGAAGGCGCCGAGGTAGGCGTTGGCGGCGAGCGCGCCCGGGCTCTGCTGGTCGAGCGCGTCGCCCTCGACGTACCCGATGGTGGTGGAGAGGCCGAGCCGGGCGGCGAGCGACTGGAGCGCGGCGGCCAGTCCGGCCGGGTTGAGTCCGCCGGCGTTGGTCACGATGCGGACGCCGCGGTCGGCGGCCAGGCCGAGGCACTCCTCCATCTGCCGCAGGAACGTGCGGGCGTAGCCCAGCGACGGGTCCTTGAGGCGGTCACGGGCGAGGATCAGCATGGTCAGCTCGGCCAGGTAGTCGCCGGTGAGCACGTCGAGCGGGCCGTCTTCGAGCATCTCCCGCCAGGCGGCCGCGCGGTCGCCGTAGAAGCCGGAGGCGTTGCCGATGCGGATCATGACCGGGCGCCGGTGGGCTCGCGGCCGGCACCGGGCGGCCCGGCGAAGGCCTGCGCGATGTCCAGCCACTCGTCGGCCACCGACCCTGTCGCCACCAGCGCCAGGTCGGCACGGTGCCGCCGCTGCGTGACCAGCAGGCAGAAGTCGAGCGCCGGCCCGACGACGCGGTCGGTCGCCTCGTCCGGCCCGTACTCCCAGAGGCCGGAAGGCCCCACCAGCTCCACCCGGACCGGCGCCGTGGGCAGGTCGCGGCCGTTGACGAGGAAGCTGTGCCCGAGGGTACGGAAGCCGAGGTGGGCGATGTGCCGAAGCCGGTCGGTAGGGGCGCGGCGGTGGCCGAGGGTGTCCGCCACGTCCTGGCCGTGGGCCCAGGTCTCCATGATCCGCGCGGTGGCCATCGAGGCGCGCGACATCGACGTCCCGTACCACGGGAGCTTGGCGCTCGGCGGTGCGGCGGCGAGCGCCGAGGCGAGGGCGGCACGCCCGGTCCGCCACCGCTCGAGCAGCTCGGGCGGCGGGGCCAGGAAGCTTTCGGTCCCCCGGTCCACGAAGTGCTCCGGATCCTCGAACGCGGTGTTGAGCCCGGCGTAAAAGGCGTCGCGATCCGTGGCGGCCAGCGTCGCCATGTGGTCGGTCCAGGCGAGGTGCGCGATCTGATGCGCGATCGTCCAGCCTTCCGCCGGGGTCAGCCGCGCCCAGTGCGCCGCCGGCAGCGAGCCGACCCTGGCGTCGAGGTCGGCCGACTCGGCTTCGAGGTCGCTCAGGAGTCCGGCGAGGATGGACATGCGTGCCTCCGCGTCACAGAAGGGTGGCCAACTGCCGCTTCCAGGCGGCGAGCAGCGCCGCGCGCCGCGCGGTGTCGTCGGAGAGCAGGTTTGCCACGCCGAGCCCGCGGAGCAGGTCGAGGGTGGCCTGCACGGCCTCGCGCACGCCCGGGGTGCGCTCGTCGGCACCGAGCAGCTCGACGGTCAGCCGGTGCATCTCCCGGCCGACCCGCGCCTCCAGCGGGACAAGTGCCGCGCGCAGCTCAGCGTCGGTGCGGGCGGCGATCCACACCTCCAGCGCGGCCACATAGAGCGGCCCGGTGAACGCCGCCGCCAGCATGTCGACCACCCCGTCGAGCCGCTGCGGGCCCGGTGGCAGGGAGGCAGCCTCGTTGCGGATCTCCTCGGCGCGGCGCTCGGCGAGGTGCTCGACGGCGGCCATGACGAGCGATGCCTTGGTCGGGTAGTGGTGCAGCTGCGCGCCGCGCGACACGCCCGCCATCGAGGCGACGACAGTGGTGGTCGTGCCCGACCAGCCGCGCTCGACGAGGCAGTCGACGGTCGCTTCGAGAAGGCGGGCCTGGGTGGCGCGACTGCGCTCCTGCTGCGGCATGCGTACCGGCACCCCCACAGCGTGCCCTCCGGCAAACAAACAGTCAAGCCTGCTTGTTTTGGAGCTGTTCAACCTTGAGCGTGGGATCGCTCAAGGTTTCGCTACACGCGGGCGCGACGGGCCAGGCGCTCCGGGTCGAGGATGATCACGCTCTTGCCGTCGAGCCGCAGCCAGCCGCGGGAGGCGAAGTCGGCGAGTGCCTTGTTGACCGTCTCGCGGGAGGCGCCGACAAGCTGGGCCAGCTCTTCCTGGGTCAGGTCGTGGGTCACCCGCAGCACGCCGCCGTCGCGGGTGCCGAAGCGGCCGGCCATCTGGAGCAGGTTTTTCGCCACCCGGCCGGGCACGTCGGTGAAGATCAGGTCGGCCAGCGCGTCGTTGGTCCGGCGCAGGCGCCGCGCCAGCACGCGCAGCAGCTGCTCGGCGATCTCCGGCCGGTTGTTGAGCCAGGGACGCAGGGCCTGCTTGCGCAGCCGGGCCAGGCGCGTGTCGGTGACCGCGGTCGCCGTGGCCGTGCGCGGACCCGGGTCGAAGAGCGACAGCTCGCCGAGCATGTCGGACGGGCCCATGACCGAGATGAGGTTTTGCCGGCCGTCGGCCGCGCGCCGGCCGAGCTTGATCTTGCCGGACAGCACGATGTAGAGGCTGTCGCCGGGCTCGCCCTCGTTGAACACGACCTCACCCTTGCGGGTCTCGATCGTCTCCATCTCCTTGGCGAGTGCTTCCGCCGCCTCCGGGTCGACGCCCTGGAAGATCCCGCTGCGGGCCAACACCTCATCCATCGCCGCACCTCCGCCTGCGCATATCTCCACTCGCCGGCGCACTCGCCGGCGTGTTACGCGCGCAGTAAGTCTAGGCGCACCAGGGCGGGGACCGGGCGTGCACCCCCGGAATGTTGATCGGCGAGCCGTAGAGTGCGATGGATGTCCCCGGAGCCGACGCTGACCGCCCGCCACGAGGACGGGCTGGAGATACCCCTGCTGGTGTGGCGGCTGGCCGAGCCGCTGCTGGCCATCTCGTCCGCCGCGCTGGGCGGCGGGATCGGCGTCCGCCACTGGGTCGTCAACGCGACCGTGCCGATGTCGTACCGCCGCGACGACCCGGACGTCCACCTGACCGAGCTCGCCGCGCGCGAAGGGCTCGACGGGCCGGGCATCGGCCTGCTCACGGGCGTCGACGTCGCCGAGGTCGTGTCCGCCGAGGATGGCGGGGTCCGTGCGTGGGCCACGGTCGGGCTCGGCGACCCGATCTGGGCGGCCGCCCCGCCCGCCGACGCGCCGGCCGCGCCCGGCACGGTCAACATCGTCGTGCGCGTGCCCGTCCGCCTCTCTGTCGCCGCACTGGTCAACGCCGCCGCCACGGCCACCGAGGCGAAGGCGCAGGCGCTGTGGGACCTCGGCCTCCCCGCCACGGGTACCTCGACCGACACCATCTCGATCCTGTGCGTGGCCGATGGACCCGAGGCGGCGTACGGCGGCCCGCGCTCGGAGTGGGGCGCGCCGCTCGCGCGGGCGGTGCACGCGGCCGTGCGAAAGGGAGGCGGCACCGGTCAGGGGTCCGGAATGCCCTGGTCAGACCGGCTTCTGTAGGTCGTCCGGGGTGGCGCGGGGAAGGTAAGGTCGCGGGGCGATGCCCCCTCGACAGCAGTCCACCGGTCCCGGCCAGCAGCGGCGAAGCAGTGCCCTGCGGCCGGCCGCCGTCGTGCTCGCGGTCGCGGTCATGCTGCTCGGCGGCGGTGTGCTCGCCCTCGCCGCCACCCGCGAGTCGCCGGCCGCCCCGCAGTGGCGCGACAGCGCGCTCGCCGAGCCCTCGGGCCGGGCGGCCGCGCCGCCCTCCGGCGAGCCCGCCCCGCGCACCATCTCCATGTCGGCGACCGGCGACATCATCATGGGCAACGCGCCCGGCCGGCTCCCGCCGAACGGCGGGGAGGGCTTCTTCACGGCGGTGCGCGAGGCGCTCAAGGCCGACCTCGTGATGGGCAACCTCGAGGAGCCGATCACCGACGACACCGGCACCGGCAAGTGCGGCCCGACGTCGAAAAACTGCTTCCAGTACCGGGTGCCGCCGTCATACGCCGGGCACCTGAAGGACGCCGGGTTCGAGCTGCTCAACCAGGCCAACAACCACGGGCACGACTACGGGCCGGCGGGCTACCGCAACACGCAGCGGGCGCTGGAGGACGTGGGGCTGAAGCACACCGGCGCGCCCGACCAGATCACCGTGATGGACGTCGAGGGTGTGCGGGTGGCCGTGGCCGGCTTCTCCTCGTACCCGTGGTCCAACCCGCTTGTCGACGTCGAAGCGGCCGCCGAGGTGGTGGAAAAGGCGGCCGGCCTGGCCGACATCGTGGTCGTGCAGGTGCACATGGGCGCCGAGGGCGCGGCCATGACGCACGTAAAGCCGGGCACCGAGATCTACCTCGGCGAAAACCGGGGCGATCCGATCAAGTTCGGGCGTGCGATGGTCGACGCGGGCGCCGACCTGATCGTGGGACACGGGCCGCACGTGCTGCGGGCGATGGAGTTCTACAAGGGCCGTCTCATCGCGTACAGCCTGGGCAACTTCGCCGGTGGCGCCGGCACGCTCAACAAGAGCGGCGTGCTGGGGTTGGGCGGCGTGCTCAAGGTCTCGCTGGAGGCCGACGGCGGCTGGGGCGGCGGTCAGCTCATCTCGACGTACCTCGACTCCGGTGGCAAGCCGGCCATCGACGACGAGCACCGGGGCGCGGCCGCGGTGAAGCGACTCAGCAAATCGGACTTCCCGTCCACCGGTGCGACCCTTGACACGACCGGAAAGATCACTGCGCCCGGGGCCGCCTGAGCTGTCGGTGGTCCGGCGTAGGCTTCGCGCGTGGCCCGTTCTGAGAGTGACCTTTCGCGCAAGCGCCGCGCGCGCAAGATGGGGCGGATCCTGGAGGAGACCCACCCCGACGCACACTGCGAGCTCAACCACGAGGGTCCCCTCCAGCTAGCCGTGGCGACGATCCTCTCCGCGCAGACCACCGACCAGCGGGTCAACGAGGTCACGCCAAAGCTGTTCGCCCGCTACACCACCGCCGCGGAGTATGCGGCGGCCGACCGCGCCGAGCTTGAGGAGCTGCTCAAGCCGACCGGCTTCTTCCGCAACAAGACCGACTCGCTGATGAAGCTGGGACAGGCGCTTGTCGAGCGGCACGGTGGCGAGGTCCCCGGCTCACTCGACGAGCTGGTCAAGCTCCCCGGCATCGGGCGCAAGACGGCAAACGTCATCCTCGGCAACGCGTTCGACGTCCCAGGCATCACCGTCGACACGCACTTCCAGCGGCTCGTGCGGCGGTGGGAGTGGACCGAGGAGAGCGACCCCGTCAAGATCGAGCACGCGATCGGCGCGCTCTTCGACAAGCGCGACTGGACGATGCTCTCCCACCGCGTGATCTTCCACGGCCGCCGGGTCTGCCACGCCCGCAAGCCGGCCTGTGGAGCGTGCACGCTTGCCAAGCTCTGCCCGTCCTTCGGCACCGGTCCCACCGAGGCGGCGGCCGCGGCCAAGCTGCTCAAGGGCCCCCGCGCCCGCGAGCTCGCCGTCGCCGCCGGCGTCGACCCTGACCTGGTCCCGGCCAATGCGATGGTGGCCACGGACGCACCGTGATTCGATCTTTGCGGGTGGCGGCCGCGGTGCTCGTGCTGGCCGTTGCCGGATGTGATGGGTCCGACGGCTCGGCGCCGGCGGCTGAGCCCTCGCCACCTTTCGCCGACTGCGCCGGGCTGACCGCACCCCCGCCCTCAGCCGCGCCGGTCGCCCTGACGGGCGAGGGCGGGCCGCTGCCCGAGGTGGCGCTGCCGTGCTTCACCGGCGGGCAGGACATGGTGGTGAGCGCGATCCGCGGCCCGGCCATCGTCAACCTGTGGGGCTCGTGGTGCGGGCCCTGCCGCGAGGAGCTGCCCGCGTTCCAGCGCTTCGCCGAGCGGGCCGCCGGCAAGGTCACGGTCGTGGGGGTGGACACCCGCGACTCCCGGTCGGCGGCGAGCAGCCTGGCCGCGGACCTCGGCGTGACGTACCCCAACCTTTTCGACCCGTCCGAGCAGCTGCGCGCCAAGCTCGGCGTGACCGCGCTCCCGGCCACCCTGTTCGTCGACCGCGACGGGCGGGTGCGCCATCTCTACAACTCGACCGCGCTCGACGACGCCACCCTCGCGACGCTGGCCGCGAGGCACCTCGGGGTGACGCTGCCGTGAGTGGGGCAAACGGGGCGCCCTCCTGGCTGGCGCCGCTGCTCGACCGGCTCGGCACGGCCCGGGTCGAAGACTTCACGCGGCTGCCCACCCCCGAGGAGGGCGGCCGTGCCAGCGCCGTGCTCGTGCTCCTGGGAGAGCAGGGTGGCGAGCCCGACGTGCTGATGCTCCAGCGGGCCGAGACGATGCGCAACCACGCCGGCCAGCCGGCCTTTCCCGGCGGGGCGAGCGACCCCGAGGACGCCGACGCCGCCGCAACCGCGCTGCGCGAGGCGGACGAGGAGGTGGGCCTCCACCCGGAGAGCGTCACGGTGCTCGCCCAGCTGCCTCCCCTGTGGATCCCGGTCAGCGACTTCGTGGTGACCCCGGTGCTGGCCTGGTGGCACGCTCCGCACGAGGTGCACCCGCGCGAGCCGGCCGAGGTGGCGCGGGTGGCCCGGCTGCCGGTGGCCGAGCTCGTCGACCCGGACAACCGGCTCATGATCCGGCACCCCAGCGGCTGGGTGGGGCCCGCGTTCCGCGTCCGGGGCATGCTCGTGTGGGGCTTCACCGGCGGCGTCCTGTCGGTGTTGCTGGACATGGGGGGCTGGGCCCGCCCGTGGCCACGGGACCGTGTCGCCGACCTTCCGAGGCCCGCGCCGCAGCCGACCCCGTCCGCGGGCGACGAGGTGGGCTGACGCCGCGAGTCGCGCTCGGCGGTGGCCGGCCCCCGTACCCTTGACGGGTGTCCGCCATCGATGTCGCTCTTGTCCTACTTATGGTGTTGTTCGCGATCAGTGGATACCGACAGGGCTTCGTCATTGGGGCACTGTCCTTCGCCGGCTTCTTCGGCGGGGCGCTGATCGGTCTGCAGCTCGGCCCGCTGGTGGCCCGGCAGTTCGCGGACGACGCCGTGCGCGTCGTCGTGTCACTGATCGCCATCTTCGGGCTCGCGGTGCTGGGGCAGGCGCTGGCCGGGTGGGTGGGCACACACCTGCGGCACGCCATCACCAGCCAGACGGGGCGCAGGCTGGACGACGCGGGCGGAGCGCTCGTCTCGGTGCTCGCGGTGCTGGTGGTCGCCTGGCTCGTGGCGGTGCCGCTCGGCTCGTCGTCGCTGCCGTGGCTGGCAAGTTCGGTGCGAAACAGCGCGCTCCTCGACGGCGTCAACCGCGTGATGCCACAGCAGGCCCAGGCGCTGTCCGACGCCCTGCGCAACACGGTGGACACCCGTGGCTTCCCCGAGGTCTTCGGCAACCTGGCACCCACCCGCGCCCGCGAGGTGGCCGCACCCGACCCGCGGCTGGCCAACTCCCGCGTCGTGGTCAACTCCCGGCAGTCGGTGGTCAAGGTGCTCGGCTCCGCGCCGAGCTGCTCGCGGCGCATCGAGGGCTCCGGCTTCGTGTATGCGGCGGAGCGCGTCATGACCAACGCCCACGTGGTCGCCGGCACCAGGTCGGTCACGGTGGAGGTCGGCGACGAGCGGCTGGACGGCCGGGTGACCGTGTACGACCCCGACCGCGACCTGGCCGTCATTTACGTGCCCGGCCTCGACGCGCCGGTCATGCCGTTCGCCCCCCGCAAGGCCCCGACCAATGCGGACGCCATCGTGCTGGGCTTCCCGCTCGACGGGCCGTACAACGCCCAGTCCGCCAGGGTGCGCGACGTCGACGACATCACCGGACCGGACATCTACAACTCCGGCGACGTGACCCGGGAGATCTACACGATCCGGGCACTCGTGCGCAGCGGCAACTCGGGCGGCCCGCTGGTCGCGACCAACGGCCAGGTGCTGGGCGTCATCTTCGCGGCGGCGGCCGACGACCGAAACACCGGCTTCGCGGTCACGGCCCAGGAGGCCGCCCCGGTCGCCAACGCCGGGCAGAGCCGCACCCGCGCCACCACAACCGGCGACTGCACGTAGGGCCAGGCACCCTTCGCGGATCCGGAGCCAGCAGTTTCGAGCTGCCGCGATGTCCGTCGTGGTCCGGACCGTTGCTCCCGCGGCCCTCACCCTCCGCGGTCGGCCAGCTCTGGCCGGCCCGCGGCGGGCCGTCAGCTGCGGGTGCGGGGGCGGGCCGGGACTGCGGCGGTGGGTTTCAGCGGCGGTGCGGGGGCGGGCCGGGACTGCGGCGGCTGCGGCGGTGGGCCGTCAGCGGCGGGTGCGGCGGCGGACCGTTACCGCGGCGGCCGCGGCTACCAGCGTGACCAGCAGGGCAAAGACGATCGCCCAGCCGCGCTTGGAGTGGTCGGGCTCGCTCGCCGGCGGCGTGCCCCAGTCGGTGTGGATGCCCTGCGCGCGCCCGCCGACTGGCTGGTGGCCGCTCGGCGCGCCGGAGGCGGTCACCGCCACGCCCGGGGCCGCGCCGAAGCCGGCCACGCCGTGCGGTGCGTTGGTGTCGAGGGGGTTGCGCTCCACGGTGGACACGCCCACGGTCAGGGCGGCGACCGGGTCGACCAGCCCGTACCCATAGCGGTCGTCGCGGCCCACCGCGCCGAGGTCGCTGGCGGTAGTGATCAGCCGGTTGACGACCGTGGCCGCGGACATCTCGGGCCACTTCGCCCGGACGAGCGCCGCCGTGGCGCTGACGAGCGGGGCGGCGAAGCTCGTGCCCTGCACCTTCCACGTGCCGCCGGGCCGGGCGCCGACCAGGCCGGTCGCCGGCGCGGAGAGCACCGTGGCCGACCCGGTGATCGAGCCGGACCAGAGGCCCTCCGTCTCGCGCTCCAGGCCCGTCACCGCCAGCACGCCGGGCTCGCGCGCCGGGTACCAAACCTCGGTGGCTGGCCGGGACTGGCCCGCCACGGGCGCGGGGTCGGTGGCGTGGTTGCCCGTGCAGGCGACCACCACCACGTCGCGGGCGAACGCGTAGTCGAGCGCGGCCGCCAGCGCCGGGCTCGTGCCGCTGCCGCCGAGCGACAGGTTGATCACGCGGGCGCCGTTGTCGACCGCCCACCGGACGCCCTTGGCCACGATCAGCGCGTCGTCGTACCTGTTTTCCGCGTCAAGCACCCGCACCGGCAGGATCTTGGCGTGCGGGGCGAGCCCCATGATGCCGGTGTCGTCGTCGTTGCGCCCGGCGATGAGGCCGGCCACCGTGGTGCCGTGCCCGACCGGATCGGTGCGGCCGTCGCGACCCTGCGTGACGAGGTCGATGCCGGGGAGCACCTGGCCGGCAAGGTCGGGGTGTCCAGCGTCCACACCGGAGTCGACCACCGCGACGGTCACGCCGTCGCCGGTCGAGTGCCGCCACGCATGGGTGGCCCGCAGCTCGCTGAGCTGCCACTGCTCGTCGCGGACCTGGTCGCGCTTGACCACGGCCGCGGGGGCGCCACCACCGGCACCGGCGAGCGTGGCCGGGGGAGCCGGAGCA
The window above is part of the Phytohabitans houttuyneae genome. Proteins encoded here:
- a CDS encoding acyclic terpene utilization AtuA family protein — translated: MIRIGNASGFYGDRAAAWREMLEDGPLDVLTGDYLAELTMLILARDRLKDPSLGYARTFLRQMEECLGLAADRGVRIVTNAGGLNPAGLAAALQSLAARLGLSTTIGYVEGDALDQQSPGALAANAYLGAFGIASCLTAGADVVVTGRVTDASLVVGPAIAHFGWSRDDLDALAGATVAGHVLECGAQATGGNFSFFTELPDGGRRPGFPIAEVNADGSSVITKHPGTGGAVTVETVTAQLLYEIAAPAYPGPDVVTHLDTVRLAQEGQDRVRVTGTRGTPPPPTLKVGVAGIDGHRNAMTFVLTGLDLDAKAALVRAQLEGAVGKEGLTFTQLGTDDGALLQVAIHDPDPKRAGRAFSAAAVELALASYPGCTLTTPPADATPSPLFTTASIPQPAHWAIHPDGTRAEIPPPTHTSPLIRDFVDGHAVGHAHQLPDQLRGRVARVGARSGDKGLDANVGVWVRSDEDYAALVSWLSAERLALLLPEVADYLVERYEMPNLWALNFVIRGVLGRRDWLDPQGKALGERLRARIREAP
- a CDS encoding TIGR03084 family metal-binding protein, coding for MSILAGLLSDLEAESADLDARVGSLPAAHWARLTPAEGWTIAHQIAHLAWTDHMATLAATDRDAFYAGLNTAFEDPEHFVDRGTESFLAPPPELLERWRTGRAALASALAAAPPSAKLPWYGTSMSRASMATARIMETWAHGQDVADTLGHRRAPTDRLRHIAHLGFRTLGHSFLVNGRDLPTAPVRVELVGPSGLWEYGPDEATDRVVGPALDFCLLVTQRRHRADLALVATGSVADEWLDIAQAFAGPPGAGREPTGARS
- a CDS encoding TetR/AcrR family transcriptional regulator; the protein is MPQQERSRATQARLLEATVDCLVERGWSGTTTTVVASMAGVSRGAQLHHYPTKASLVMAAVEHLAERRAEEIRNEAASLPPGPQRLDGVVDMLAAAFTGPLYVAALEVWIAARTDAELRAALVPLEARVGREMHRLTVELLGADERTPGVREAVQATLDLLRGLGVANLLSDDTARRAALLAAWKRQLATLL
- a CDS encoding Crp/Fnr family transcriptional regulator, whose protein sequence is MDEVLARSGIFQGVDPEAAEALAKEMETIETRKGEVVFNEGEPGDSLYIVLSGKIKLGRRAADGRQNLISVMGPSDMLGELSLFDPGPRTATATAVTDTRLARLRKQALRPWLNNRPEIAEQLLRVLARRLRRTNDALADLIFTDVPGRVAKNLLQMAGRFGTRDGGVLRVTHDLTQEELAQLVGASRETVNKALADFASRGWLRLDGKSVIILDPERLARRARV
- a CDS encoding adenosylcobinamide amidohydrolase — encoded protein: MSPEPTLTARHEDGLEIPLLVWRLAEPLLAISSAALGGGIGVRHWVVNATVPMSYRRDDPDVHLTELAAREGLDGPGIGLLTGVDVAEVVSAEDGGVRAWATVGLGDPIWAAAPPADAPAAPGTVNIVVRVPVRLSVAALVNAAATATEAKAQALWDLGLPATGTSTDTISILCVADGPEAAYGGPRSEWGAPLARAVHAAVRKGGGTGQGSGMPWSDRLL
- a CDS encoding CapA family protein, producing the protein MLLGGGVLALAATRESPAAPQWRDSALAEPSGRAAAPPSGEPAPRTISMSATGDIIMGNAPGRLPPNGGEGFFTAVREALKADLVMGNLEEPITDDTGTGKCGPTSKNCFQYRVPPSYAGHLKDAGFELLNQANNHGHDYGPAGYRNTQRALEDVGLKHTGAPDQITVMDVEGVRVAVAGFSSYPWSNPLVDVEAAAEVVEKAAGLADIVVVQVHMGAEGAAMTHVKPGTEIYLGENRGDPIKFGRAMVDAGADLIVGHGPHVLRAMEFYKGRLIAYSLGNFAGGAGTLNKSGVLGLGGVLKVSLEADGGWGGGQLISTYLDSGGKPAIDDEHRGAAAVKRLSKSDFPSTGATLDTTGKITAPGAA
- the nth gene encoding endonuclease III, yielding MARSESDLSRKRRARKMGRILEETHPDAHCELNHEGPLQLAVATILSAQTTDQRVNEVTPKLFARYTTAAEYAAADRAELEELLKPTGFFRNKTDSLMKLGQALVERHGGEVPGSLDELVKLPGIGRKTANVILGNAFDVPGITVDTHFQRLVRRWEWTEESDPVKIEHAIGALFDKRDWTMLSHRVIFHGRRVCHARKPACGACTLAKLCPSFGTGPTEAAAAAKLLKGPRARELAVAAGVDPDLVPANAMVATDAP
- a CDS encoding TlpA family protein disulfide reductase, whose translation is MRSLRVAAAVLVLAVAGCDGSDGSAPAAEPSPPFADCAGLTAPPPSAAPVALTGEGGPLPEVALPCFTGGQDMVVSAIRGPAIVNLWGSWCGPCREELPAFQRFAERAAGKVTVVGVDTRDSRSAASSLAADLGVTYPNLFDPSEQLRAKLGVTALPATLFVDRDGRVRHLYNSTALDDATLATLAARHLGVTLP
- a CDS encoding NUDIX hydrolase, translating into MSGANGAPSWLAPLLDRLGTARVEDFTRLPTPEEGGRASAVLVLLGEQGGEPDVLMLQRAETMRNHAGQPAFPGGASDPEDADAAATALREADEEVGLHPESVTVLAQLPPLWIPVSDFVVTPVLAWWHAPHEVHPREPAEVARVARLPVAELVDPDNRLMIRHPSGWVGPAFRVRGMLVWGFTGGVLSVLLDMGGWARPWPRDRVADLPRPAPQPTPSAGDEVG
- a CDS encoding MarP family serine protease, with product MSAIDVALVLLMVLFAISGYRQGFVIGALSFAGFFGGALIGLQLGPLVARQFADDAVRVVVSLIAIFGLAVLGQALAGWVGTHLRHAITSQTGRRLDDAGGALVSVLAVLVVAWLVAVPLGSSSLPWLASSVRNSALLDGVNRVMPQQAQALSDALRNTVDTRGFPEVFGNLAPTRAREVAAPDPRLANSRVVVNSRQSVVKVLGSAPSCSRRIEGSGFVYAAERVMTNAHVVAGTRSVTVEVGDERLDGRVTVYDPDRDLAVIYVPGLDAPVMPFAPRKAPTNADAIVLGFPLDGPYNAQSARVRDVDDITGPDIYNSGDVTREIYTIRALVRSGNSGGPLVATNGQVLGVIFAAAADDRNTGFAVTAQEAAPVANAGQSRTRATTTGDCT
- the mycP gene encoding type VII secretion-associated serine protease mycosin, with protein sequence MSLSRHQRAAAPKFAGAALVTVMALAGAPAPPATLAGAGGGAPAAVVKRDQVRDEQWQLSELRATHAWRHSTGDGVTVAVVDSGVDAGHPDLAGQVLPGIDLVTQGRDGRTDPVGHGTTVAGLIAGRNDDDTGIMGLAPHAKILPVRVLDAENRYDDALIVAKGVRWAVDNGARVINLSLGGSGTSPALAAALDYAFARDVVVVACTGNHATDPAPVAGQSRPATEVWYPAREPGVLAVTGLERETEGLWSGSITGSATVLSAPATGLVGARPGGTWKVQGTSFAAPLVSATAALVRAKWPEMSAATVVNRLITTASDLGAVGRDDRYGYGLVDPVAALTVGVSTVERNPLDTNAPHGVAGFGAAPGVAVTASGAPSGHQPVGGRAQGIHTDWGTPPASEPDHSKRGWAIVFALLVTLVAAAAAVTVRRRTRR